A DNA window from Mycolicibacter terrae contains the following coding sequences:
- a CDS encoding class I adenylate-forming enzyme family protein, whose product MPDTETIDALIRSRAAAFDDKPAVIDPLTRISYTQLDAASQQLAVAFVRAGVGKGSRVGLIMPNGVDWVRTAIALTRVGAVLVPLSTLLTPSELAAQLRVAAVQFLVSVEEFRGRRYLDGLRAGGVEFPALQQVWTPDELASITPTAGPARIVDALAAAVTPSDSLVIMFTSGSSGPPKGVLHSHGSALGAVQAGQAARCIDADTRLYLPMPFFWIGGFGGGVLSALLAGATLVTEPIPHPETTCRLLESEQVTLFRGWPDQAEALARRRGESDLSSLRPGSLEALLAPELRSEPGARANLFGMTESFGPYCGYPADTDMPRSAWGSCGKPFDGTEVRIVDVDTGVPVPTGTVGMIHLRGPHMLRGICRRSREETFTADGFYPTGDLGRLDDDGFLFYQGRSDDMFKVSGATVYPSEVEKALRAIDGVEAVFVTNVPAAGRDRVGAAVACEALTIEQLRDKARTLLSPFKVPTVWLLIAGTGTVPRGPTGKIDGRRLREMLAAEGESGLE is encoded by the coding sequence ATGCCTGACACCGAAACCATCGACGCGCTGATCCGTTCCCGCGCCGCAGCTTTCGACGACAAGCCAGCGGTGATCGATCCACTCACCCGGATCAGCTATACCCAACTGGACGCCGCATCGCAGCAGCTCGCAGTGGCTTTCGTGCGAGCAGGCGTCGGCAAGGGCAGCCGGGTCGGGCTCATCATGCCCAACGGCGTCGACTGGGTGCGGACGGCGATCGCGCTGACCCGCGTCGGCGCCGTGCTGGTTCCCCTGAGTACCCTGCTCACCCCATCGGAGCTGGCCGCCCAGCTGCGCGTCGCCGCGGTGCAGTTCCTGGTCAGCGTCGAGGAGTTCCGTGGCCGCCGTTACCTCGACGGCCTACGCGCCGGTGGCGTGGAGTTCCCGGCGCTGCAACAGGTCTGGACCCCGGACGAGTTGGCGTCCATCACTCCCACCGCTGGGCCGGCGCGGATCGTCGATGCGCTGGCGGCGGCGGTAACGCCCAGCGATTCCTTGGTGATCATGTTCACCTCCGGCAGCAGCGGACCGCCCAAGGGTGTGCTGCATTCACATGGCAGCGCACTGGGCGCCGTGCAGGCCGGACAGGCCGCCCGCTGCATCGACGCCGACACCCGGCTGTATCTGCCGATGCCGTTCTTCTGGATCGGCGGCTTCGGCGGCGGCGTGCTTTCGGCATTACTGGCCGGCGCGACCCTGGTCACCGAGCCGATCCCGCACCCGGAGACCACCTGTCGACTCCTGGAATCCGAACAGGTCACGTTGTTTCGCGGCTGGCCGGACCAAGCCGAGGCGCTGGCCCGCCGCCGCGGCGAGTCCGACCTGTCGTCGTTACGCCCCGGCAGCCTGGAGGCGCTGCTCGCCCCGGAGTTGCGTTCCGAACCCGGTGCGCGGGCCAACCTGTTCGGGATGACGGAGTCGTTCGGGCCCTACTGCGGCTATCCCGCCGACACCGACATGCCACGCTCGGCGTGGGGAAGCTGTGGAAAACCTTTCGATGGCACCGAGGTTCGGATCGTCGACGTCGACACCGGTGTCCCGGTACCGACCGGGACGGTGGGGATGATCCACCTGCGCGGACCGCACATGCTGCGCGGAATCTGCCGTCGCAGTCGCGAAGAGACCTTCACCGCCGACGGCTTCTACCCCACCGGTGATCTCGGTCGCCTCGATGACGACGGGTTCCTGTTCTACCAAGGAAGATCCGACGACATGTTCAAGGTCAGCGGCGCCACCGTGTACCCGAGTGAAGTCGAGAAGGCGCTGCGGGCCATCGACGGTGTTGAGGCCGTCTTCGTGACCAACGTGCCGGCAGCAGGCCGGGACCGGGTGGGAGCCGCGGTGGCCTGCGAAGCATTGACCATCGAGCAGTTGCGCGACAAGGCCCGCACACTGCTCAGCCCGTTCAAGGTCCCGACGGTCTGGCTGCTGATCGCCGGTACCGGCACCGTTCCGCGCGGGCCGACCGGCAAAATCGACGGCCGGCGGTTACGCGAGATGCTTGCAGCCGAAGGAGAATCCGGCCTCGAATAG
- a CDS encoding class I adenylate-forming enzyme family protein gives MAADTLPENLRTQARSRSTHPLLICDAERISYADAEHRSAALAGRLIELGAAKGTHVGLLYPNGTDFVVGMLAAARIGAVVVPFPTLAPAPELRSQLSHSDVRILLAAESYRSHDYRRRLAEALPDVDITGDETLFSMHAPQLRQVMFDASAPRQVPATLEALEADVDGSDPLAIVYTSGSTGAPKGVIHTHAGLLGHQRNLNKIRRLTGDDIMFCNAPFFWIGGFAFALLATMLTGSTLLCSNATDPGATLDLLEAEKPTLANGYLSSIGDLTGHPSLGGRDLSTLRRGNLYPLLAPAARPADPQLRHGMFGLTETGGPVLLSEDDTDQPEHRRGSYGRPAPGFECRIVDGELVVRGRYLMQRYHKRSREECFDADGWFRTGDLFRTDAEGFHFYLGRRDAVIKTAGATVSPAEVERAIAKLTGGITAYVIGIPDTVRGQSVAAVLVQPGPCDAEQLRQRLKEELSTYKIPRRFTTIAPADIPLLPSGKVDLRALAKAFDA, from the coding sequence ATGGCCGCTGACACCCTGCCCGAAAATCTGCGCACCCAGGCCCGTTCGCGCAGCACTCATCCGCTGCTGATCTGCGACGCCGAACGGATCAGCTACGCCGATGCCGAGCACCGCTCTGCGGCCTTGGCCGGCCGGCTCATTGAGCTCGGGGCCGCCAAGGGCACCCACGTCGGGCTGTTGTACCCCAACGGCACCGACTTCGTGGTGGGCATGCTTGCCGCGGCCCGCATCGGAGCGGTGGTGGTTCCGTTTCCAACCCTCGCCCCCGCACCGGAGCTGCGCAGCCAGCTGTCCCACAGCGATGTGCGCATCCTGCTGGCCGCCGAATCCTACCGGTCGCACGACTATCGGCGACGACTCGCCGAAGCGCTTCCCGACGTCGATATCACCGGTGACGAAACGCTTTTCAGCATGCATGCACCGCAACTGCGCCAGGTCATGTTCGACGCGTCTGCGCCGCGCCAGGTGCCGGCCACACTGGAAGCGCTCGAAGCCGACGTCGACGGCAGCGATCCGCTGGCCATCGTCTACACCTCCGGATCGACCGGCGCCCCCAAAGGCGTCATCCACACCCATGCCGGTCTGCTCGGTCATCAGCGCAATCTCAACAAGATCCGCCGGCTGACCGGCGACGACATCATGTTCTGCAACGCCCCGTTCTTCTGGATCGGTGGCTTCGCGTTCGCGCTGCTGGCCACGATGCTGACCGGATCGACACTGCTCTGCTCCAACGCCACCGACCCCGGCGCCACCCTGGATCTGTTGGAAGCCGAGAAACCCACCCTGGCCAACGGCTACCTCAGCAGCATCGGCGACCTGACAGGCCACCCCAGCCTGGGTGGACGCGACCTGTCTACGCTGCGCCGTGGCAACCTGTATCCGCTGCTAGCCCCCGCCGCCCGGCCCGCCGACCCGCAGTTGCGGCACGGCATGTTCGGATTGACCGAGACCGGTGGCCCGGTCCTGCTCAGCGAGGACGACACCGACCAGCCCGAGCACCGCCGTGGCAGCTACGGCAGACCGGCACCCGGGTTCGAATGCCGCATCGTCGACGGTGAGCTGGTGGTGCGCGGACGCTACCTGATGCAGCGCTACCACAAGCGCAGCCGGGAGGAGTGCTTCGACGCCGACGGCTGGTTTCGCACCGGCGACCTGTTCCGCACCGATGCCGAGGGCTTCCACTTCTACCTGGGCCGGCGCGACGCGGTCATCAAGACCGCCGGCGCCACCGTGTCACCGGCCGAGGTGGAACGCGCCATCGCCAAGCTGACCGGAGGCATCACCGCCTACGTGATCGGTATCCCCGACACCGTCCGCGGGCAATCGGTGGCCGCCGTCCTGGTTCAGCCCGGCCCCTGCGACGCCGAACAGCTGCGCCAACGGCTGAAAGAGGAACTGTCGACGTACAAGATCCCGCGCCGATTCACCACCATCGCGCCCGCCGACATTCCGCTGCTGCCCAGCGGCAAAGTGGATCTGCGCGCGCTCGCCAAGGCTTTCGATGCCTGA
- a CDS encoding class I adenylate-forming enzyme family protein: MAHPLSERIAAVLDLQPEAPAFEYAGQWFTWSQVAVTARRIAELTRGAQVGILLRNRPPQLAALLGVLLAGGCVVVINPSRGDDRTRADIDALGLPLIVGEPDDLAALVTPTPRTTTVALAGLDAAPPVAPATPPGLGADSDAARPGVAVRMLTSGTTGPAKRVDLSYDMLAHSVLGPDPGQAPAPTELRRGVAIVNSPLVHIGGVFRILQCVAEARSFVLLERFALDRWADAVRRYRPGAVSLVPAALRMVLHSALTREDLSSIRAVTSGTAPLSADDADAFTAKFGIPVLTSYAATEFGGGVAGWTLADYQRFWQDKRGSVGRASLGAELRVIGDDGAPLGPDEPGLLEVKPGQLGPDTDWMRTTDLARIDADGFLWILGRADQAIIRGGFKVIPDDVRAALEAHPAVRGAAVVGLPDDRLGQTPVAAVELRTGAAADAETLVHFLSTRLARYEIPTDIAIVDALPRTPSGKADLTAVRELIGARDRHGR, translated from the coding sequence ATGGCCCATCCGCTCAGCGAACGTATCGCCGCGGTGCTCGATCTGCAGCCGGAAGCGCCCGCGTTCGAATACGCCGGCCAGTGGTTCACCTGGTCCCAGGTCGCCGTCACGGCCCGGCGTATCGCGGAGTTGACCCGCGGCGCACAGGTCGGGATCCTGCTGCGCAACCGTCCCCCGCAGCTGGCCGCGCTCCTCGGTGTGCTGCTGGCCGGGGGCTGCGTGGTCGTGATCAATCCGTCCCGCGGGGACGACCGCACCCGCGCGGACATCGATGCACTCGGGCTGCCGCTGATCGTCGGCGAACCCGACGATCTCGCCGCACTGGTCACGCCGACACCGCGCACCACCACGGTGGCCCTGGCCGGCCTGGACGCCGCACCCCCGGTGGCCCCTGCGACCCCACCGGGCCTGGGAGCCGACTCGGATGCCGCCCGCCCCGGCGTGGCGGTACGGATGCTGACCAGCGGAACAACCGGTCCTGCCAAACGCGTCGACCTGAGCTACGACATGCTGGCCCACAGTGTGCTCGGCCCCGACCCCGGCCAGGCGCCGGCACCGACCGAACTGCGGCGCGGTGTCGCGATCGTCAACTCACCGCTCGTGCACATCGGCGGGGTCTTTCGGATCCTGCAATGTGTCGCCGAGGCGCGATCCTTCGTGCTCCTGGAACGCTTCGCGCTGGACCGGTGGGCCGATGCGGTCCGCAGGTATCGGCCGGGCGCGGTGTCGCTGGTGCCCGCGGCGCTGCGGATGGTGCTGCACTCGGCGCTGACCCGCGAGGACCTGTCCAGCATCCGCGCGGTCACCTCGGGTACCGCACCGCTGTCGGCCGACGACGCCGACGCGTTCACCGCGAAGTTCGGCATCCCCGTGCTCACCTCTTATGCGGCAACGGAGTTCGGGGGCGGGGTGGCAGGTTGGACGCTCGCCGACTATCAGCGGTTCTGGCAAGACAAGCGCGGCAGCGTCGGCCGGGCCAGCCTCGGCGCGGAACTGCGGGTGATCGGCGACGACGGCGCTCCATTGGGACCCGATGAGCCCGGACTGCTCGAGGTCAAGCCCGGTCAGCTCGGGCCCGACACGGACTGGATGCGCACCACCGACCTGGCGCGCATCGACGCCGACGGCTTCCTGTGGATCCTGGGCCGGGCGGATCAGGCCATCATCCGCGGCGGATTCAAAGTGATACCCGACGACGTCCGTGCCGCCCTGGAGGCCCATCCGGCGGTCCGTGGCGCCGCCGTCGTGGGACTCCCCGATGACCGCCTCGGTCAGACACCCGTCGCCGCGGTCGAACTGCGCACCGGCGCCGCCGCCGACGCCGAGACACTCGTGCATTTCTTGAGCACCCGGCTGGCACGCTATGAGATTCCCACCGACATCGCGATCGTCGACGCGCTGCCGCGCACCCCGTCGGGCAAAGCCGATCTCACCGCAGTGCGGGAGCTCATCGGGGCGCGGGACCGGCATGGCCGCTGA
- a CDS encoding enoyl-CoA hydratase/isomerase family protein, producing the protein MTFETILLDVDRTDRVATITLNRPDQLNAFNRTMCEEMTAAWRIVKLDTAVNAVVLRAAGDRAFSAGLDIKASYGQPENVWNHEDPGESLSPKWQKMFKPVVCAVQGICTAGAFYFVNESDVVICSQNATFFDSHVSAGMVCALEPIGLMRRIGLGESLRMALMGNDERVSADTALRIGLVSEIVAPEALWDRAHEIAAAIAAKPPSATQGTVKAIWESLDKPYRAALDQGLIYTRLGNPLGKAELDAQSPRPAPTPRIR; encoded by the coding sequence ATGACTTTCGAAACCATCCTCCTCGACGTCGACCGCACCGATCGGGTCGCCACCATCACGTTGAACCGGCCGGATCAACTCAACGCCTTCAACCGCACCATGTGCGAGGAGATGACCGCCGCGTGGCGCATCGTCAAACTCGATACGGCCGTCAACGCGGTGGTGCTACGAGCCGCCGGCGACCGGGCCTTCAGCGCCGGACTCGACATCAAGGCCTCCTACGGCCAGCCCGAAAACGTCTGGAATCACGAGGATCCCGGCGAGTCGCTGAGCCCCAAGTGGCAGAAGATGTTCAAACCGGTGGTCTGCGCGGTGCAGGGCATCTGCACCGCGGGCGCGTTCTACTTCGTCAACGAGTCCGACGTGGTGATCTGCTCACAGAACGCGACCTTCTTCGACTCCCACGTCTCGGCCGGAATGGTCTGCGCCCTGGAGCCGATCGGGCTGATGCGCCGCATCGGGCTGGGCGAGTCGCTGCGGATGGCGCTGATGGGAAACGACGAGCGGGTCAGCGCCGACACCGCGCTGCGGATCGGGCTGGTATCGGAAATCGTGGCGCCCGAAGCGCTCTGGGACCGCGCGCATGAGATCGCGGCCGCCATCGCGGCCAAACCGCCGTCCGCGACCCAGGGCACGGTGAAGGCGATCTGGGAATCTCTGGACAAGCCCTACCGCGCTGCCCTGGACCAGGGCCTGATCTACACCCGGCTGGGCAACCCGCTCGGCAAGGCCGAGCTCGACGCGCAGTCGCCCCGCCCCGCGCCCACCCCCCGGATCCGCTGA
- a CDS encoding enoyl-CoA hydratase/isomerase family protein, with protein sequence MPTFDTITYELDGHTATITLNRPEALNALSPHMITELRAAYAEAENDDRVWLLIVTGAGRAFCTGADVKAIPGDGKVINERPYLSTYEQWEAPQEGTPPFRTMAKPVLAAINGICCGAGLDWVTTADIVIASDRATFFDPHVSIGLVAGREVVRLARVLPRSIALRMAMMGRHERMDAQRAYDLGMISEVVDHDRLLTRAHEIAGILNSNAPLAVRGTRLAILKGLDLPLHEGEMLAEAFRERNLHTEDSLEGPKAFVEKRTPEWQCR encoded by the coding sequence ATGCCGACGTTCGACACCATCACCTACGAGCTCGACGGGCACACCGCGACGATCACGCTGAACCGCCCCGAGGCGCTCAACGCCCTGAGCCCGCACATGATCACCGAGTTGCGGGCCGCCTACGCCGAGGCCGAGAACGACGACCGGGTGTGGCTGCTCATCGTGACCGGAGCCGGTCGGGCATTCTGCACCGGCGCCGACGTGAAGGCGATCCCCGGTGACGGCAAGGTGATCAACGAGCGGCCGTACCTCTCCACCTACGAGCAGTGGGAGGCCCCGCAGGAAGGCACCCCGCCGTTCCGGACGATGGCCAAGCCGGTCCTGGCCGCGATCAACGGAATATGTTGCGGCGCAGGCCTGGACTGGGTGACCACCGCCGACATCGTCATCGCTTCGGACCGTGCCACCTTCTTCGACCCACACGTCTCGATCGGGCTGGTCGCCGGCCGCGAGGTGGTGCGATTGGCCCGGGTGCTGCCCCGCTCGATCGCGCTGCGAATGGCGATGATGGGCCGCCACGAACGGATGGACGCCCAGCGGGCCTATGACCTCGGAATGATCAGCGAGGTGGTCGACCACGACCGCCTGCTGACGCGGGCACACGAGATCGCCGGCATCCTCAACTCCAATGCGCCACTGGCGGTGCGCGGAACCCGGCTGGCGATCCTCAAGGGACTCGACCTGCCGCTGCACGAGGGCGAGATGCTCGCCGAAGCGTTCCGGGAACGCAACCTGCACACCGAGGACTCCCTGGAGGGCCCCAAAGCGTTCGTCGAGAAGCGGACACCGGAGTGGCAGTGCCGATGA
- a CDS encoding enoyl-CoA hydratase/isomerase family protein, whose protein sequence is MDTTVADSPDSGSGSADPPVDGWVTASRDGALLRLTLVRPDRRNSLSPPMTEALISALTAAASDNALRAIQIQGFGDDFCAGSDWVATNSSDQRPRTGDLVRRIPHAAHRVIELLHTIQLPVVSSVRGWAVGLGCNLALAADFTVAATDAVFWEPFLARGFSPDSGASWLLPRLVGLARAKRMLLLGEKVSGASAQDWGLIHQAVEPAEVDAATEELLERLVSGPTIAIGLTKQGLHYAQHSTLPQAMTQELFNLELSCRTADFKEGLAAFTQRRPPGFTGR, encoded by the coding sequence GTGGACACCACAGTGGCCGACTCGCCCGATTCCGGGTCTGGCTCCGCCGACCCCCCAGTTGATGGCTGGGTGACGGCGTCGCGCGACGGTGCGCTGCTCCGGCTCACCCTGGTTCGCCCGGATCGCCGCAACTCGCTCAGCCCACCGATGACCGAGGCCCTGATCAGCGCCCTGACCGCTGCGGCCAGCGACAACGCCCTGCGGGCCATCCAAATCCAAGGCTTCGGCGACGACTTCTGCGCGGGCTCGGACTGGGTCGCCACCAACTCCAGCGACCAGAGGCCCCGTACCGGTGATCTGGTTCGCCGCATCCCGCACGCCGCGCATCGGGTGATCGAACTGCTGCACACCATCCAGCTCCCGGTGGTGAGCAGCGTGCGGGGTTGGGCGGTCGGATTGGGTTGCAATCTGGCGCTGGCTGCCGATTTCACCGTCGCCGCGACCGACGCCGTGTTCTGGGAGCCGTTCCTGGCACGCGGATTCAGCCCCGACTCGGGAGCCAGCTGGTTGCTGCCGCGCTTGGTCGGACTGGCCCGGGCCAAACGCATGTTGCTGCTCGGCGAGAAGGTCAGCGGGGCTTCGGCCCAGGACTGGGGGCTGATACATCAGGCAGTGGAACCGGCGGAGGTGGACGCCGCCACCGAGGAGCTGCTGGAACGCTTGGTCAGCGGGCCCACCATCGCGATCGGCCTGACCAAGCAGGGCCTGCATTATGCGCAGCACTCCACGCTGCCGCAAGCCATGACCCAGGAGCTGTTCAATCTCGAACTCAGCTGCCGCACCGCGGATTTCAAAGAAGGACTGGCCGCATTCACCCAACGGCGCCCGCCGGGCTTCACCGGCCGCTGA
- a CDS encoding hotdog family protein translates to MADGSGISAVSAGGDRFGESPLEQTVAAAGAIRRVAGMLLALEHPHPVVDDMLERFADWERQLAAVAPAEPTPRLEPDSGGRVYLNHAFDVGAFNPCFPEYRFDHLDAETASGRVTFPLVYEGPPGLVHGGFLGVFFDCVIQHQSCAAGLAGRTRSLLVTYRRPTPILTELDFDIARTEFERGIASTARLLHGGEVLCIGEVTTAAMPPEQVSANRFGRRQPK, encoded by the coding sequence ATGGCGGACGGTTCAGGCATCTCGGCGGTTTCTGCCGGCGGCGACCGCTTCGGGGAGTCGCCTCTGGAGCAGACCGTTGCGGCGGCCGGCGCCATCCGGCGCGTGGCGGGCATGCTGCTCGCGCTGGAGCACCCGCACCCGGTGGTGGACGACATGCTGGAACGGTTCGCCGACTGGGAGCGGCAGTTGGCTGCCGTCGCCCCTGCTGAACCGACGCCGCGCCTCGAACCGGATAGCGGCGGTCGGGTCTACCTCAATCATGCGTTCGACGTCGGGGCGTTCAACCCCTGTTTTCCGGAATACCGGTTCGATCACCTGGATGCCGAAACAGCTTCCGGGCGAGTCACTTTCCCGCTGGTGTACGAAGGGCCCCCGGGGCTGGTGCACGGCGGTTTCCTCGGGGTGTTCTTCGATTGCGTGATCCAGCATCAAAGCTGCGCGGCGGGCTTGGCCGGCCGTACCCGCTCGCTGTTGGTCACCTACCGCCGCCCGACGCCCATTCTCACCGAGTTGGACTTCGATATCGCGCGAACCGAGTTCGAGCGGGGGATCGCTTCCACCGCCCGACTTCTCCATGGCGGCGAGGTGCTGTGCATCGGCGAGGTCACCACCGCCGCGATGCCACCGGAGCAGGTGAGCGCCAACAGATTCGGCCGCAGACAGCCCAAGTGA
- a CDS encoding enoyl-CoA hydratase/isomerase family protein: MSDATDGRVLFDVDPDGRIATITLNNPGQRNSYDAAMRDAIARCLDRVAEDDDVVVVLLRGAEGVFSTGADMNNAYGWYGERGDPAGPAAKGRPSQRRRLTVDRKSFGFYHNLMGFPKVTVGEISGYALGGGFEMALMTDISVIARNTKIGMPATRFLGPALGSLHMFFHRLGPVLARRLLLTGDIIEAAAVEHLGVFTETCDPAAVTARARYWAAKAAKMPADGVVIAKEAFRLVEQSQAYQGEEVASYLFHAYGTNLQFSPGEFNFVKTRAQHGTKEAFRLRDEHFHVPEP; the protein is encoded by the coding sequence ATGAGCGATGCCACCGACGGTCGGGTGCTCTTCGACGTCGATCCCGACGGACGGATCGCCACCATAACTTTGAACAATCCCGGCCAGCGCAATTCCTACGATGCCGCGATGCGGGACGCGATCGCCCGCTGTTTGGACCGGGTGGCCGAGGACGATGACGTGGTGGTGGTGCTGCTGCGGGGCGCCGAGGGAGTGTTCAGCACCGGCGCCGACATGAACAACGCCTATGGCTGGTACGGCGAGCGTGGCGATCCCGCCGGTCCGGCGGCCAAGGGCCGGCCGAGTCAGCGCCGCCGGCTCACCGTGGACCGCAAGTCGTTCGGCTTCTACCACAACCTGATGGGTTTTCCGAAGGTCACCGTGGGCGAGATCAGCGGCTATGCGCTCGGAGGCGGCTTCGAGATGGCGCTGATGACCGACATCTCGGTGATCGCCCGCAACACCAAGATCGGTATGCCGGCGACCCGATTCCTGGGCCCCGCCTTAGGCAGTCTGCACATGTTCTTCCATCGCCTCGGGCCGGTGTTGGCGCGGCGACTGTTGTTGACCGGTGACATCATCGAAGCCGCAGCTGTCGAACACCTGGGTGTGTTCACCGAGACATGCGATCCGGCGGCAGTGACGGCACGGGCGCGGTACTGGGCGGCCAAGGCCGCCAAGATGCCCGCCGACGGGGTGGTCATCGCTAAGGAGGCGTTCCGGCTCGTCGAGCAGAGTCAGGCCTATCAGGGCGAAGAGGTGGCCAGCTATCTGTTCCACGCTTACGGCACCAACCTGCAGTTCTCACCGGGGGAGTTCAACTTCGTCAAAACCCGCGCGCAACACGGCACCAAGGAGGCGTTCCGGCTGCGCGATGAACATTTCCACGTGCCGGAGCCGTGA
- a CDS encoding thiolase family protein yields MPTPVIVGAVRTAIGRSFKGTLVNTSAETLITTVVPEVIRRAGIAPADIDDMIFAESHYGGGDMARFAAAACGMESVPGQAVNRHCAGSLTAIGNAAAQIGSGMERVLIAGGVQTLSMLPVMKMRIPGPELQFAEPWIPPTHPETVDAPTRDMSITVGWNTAQAVGITREEMDAWAARSHQRAIAAIDAGKFVDEIVPLKVQLPDGTVTEFSVDEFPRRDTTAEKLAGLKVLHPEIEGFSITAGNSSGTNDAAAAVALVDSDFAQAQGLNVMATVRAWASVGVAPRDTGLGGVKVIGKVLQRAGLRPEDVALWEINEAFASVPIAACREYGLDEELVNFSGSGCSLGHPIAASGARMVTTLAYELRRRGGGIGVAAMCAGGGQGGAVVIEV; encoded by the coding sequence ATGCCTACACCTGTCATCGTCGGTGCCGTCCGCACGGCCATCGGACGCTCGTTCAAGGGAACCCTGGTCAACACCTCCGCGGAGACGCTGATCACCACGGTGGTGCCAGAAGTGATTCGTCGGGCCGGCATCGCGCCCGCGGATATCGACGACATGATCTTCGCCGAATCCCACTACGGCGGTGGCGACATGGCGCGCTTCGCGGCCGCCGCCTGCGGAATGGAGTCGGTGCCCGGCCAGGCGGTCAACCGGCACTGCGCCGGCAGCCTGACCGCGATCGGCAACGCCGCCGCGCAGATCGGTTCCGGGATGGAGCGGGTGCTGATCGCCGGCGGTGTGCAGACGCTGTCGATGCTGCCGGTGATGAAGATGCGCATCCCCGGCCCGGAGCTCCAGTTCGCCGAGCCGTGGATCCCGCCGACCCACCCGGAGACCGTGGATGCACCGACCCGCGATATGTCGATCACCGTGGGCTGGAACACCGCCCAGGCCGTCGGCATCACCCGCGAGGAGATGGACGCGTGGGCGGCCAGGTCGCATCAGCGTGCCATCGCCGCGATCGACGCCGGCAAGTTCGTCGACGAGATCGTCCCGCTGAAGGTCCAACTACCCGACGGCACCGTGACCGAGTTCAGCGTTGACGAGTTTCCGCGCCGCGACACCACGGCGGAGAAGCTGGCGGGCCTCAAGGTACTGCACCCCGAGATCGAGGGATTCTCGATCACCGCCGGCAACAGCAGTGGCACCAATGACGCCGCCGCCGCAGTTGCGCTCGTCGACTCCGACTTCGCGCAAGCCCAGGGCCTCAACGTGATGGCGACGGTCAGGGCCTGGGCCTCTGTCGGCGTCGCCCCCCGTGACACCGGTCTCGGCGGGGTCAAGGTGATCGGCAAGGTGCTGCAGCGGGCCGGGCTGCGGCCTGAGGACGTCGCGCTGTGGGAGATCAACGAGGCGTTCGCCTCGGTCCCGATCGCGGCGTGCCGCGAGTACGGCCTCGACGAGGAACTGGTGAACTTCTCCGGCAGCGGTTGCAGCCTCGGACACCCGATCGCCGCATCCGGGGCACGGATGGTGACCACCCTGGCCTATGAGTTGCGGCGGCGCGGCGGCGGTATCGGCGTGGCGGCGATGTGTGCCGGCGGCGGCCAGGGCGGCGCCGTGGTGATCGAGGTCTAG
- a CDS encoding TetR/AcrR family transcriptional regulator: protein MAKQPVAEKRQRRERGSINPDDIIDGAFELAERIGVDNLSMPLLGKHLGVGVTSIYWYFRKKDDLLNAMTTRALRQYVFATPYVEAKDWRQTLHNHAQTMRTTFLGNPILCDLILIRAALSPRAAQLGVQEVERAIASLVEAGLSPQDAFDTYSTISVHIRGSVVLRRLYEKNRASDAEGPSDFEEALVIDPEVTPLLAQITQQGHRIGAADDANFEYGLNCILDHAERLIEKNSKPARRSSTSPTPSKAARAR from the coding sequence GTGGCAAAGCAGCCTGTCGCCGAGAAGCGTCAGCGGCGCGAACGCGGATCCATCAATCCCGATGACATCATCGACGGCGCGTTCGAACTCGCTGAACGGATCGGGGTCGACAATCTGAGCATGCCGTTGCTCGGCAAACACCTCGGTGTCGGAGTCACCAGCATCTACTGGTATTTCCGCAAGAAGGATGACCTTCTCAACGCGATGACCACCCGAGCCCTGCGCCAGTACGTATTCGCCACCCCCTACGTCGAGGCCAAGGACTGGCGCCAGACGTTGCACAACCACGCCCAGACCATGCGTACGACGTTCCTGGGCAACCCTATTCTGTGCGATCTCATTCTGATTCGGGCCGCGCTGAGTCCCCGTGCCGCGCAGCTGGGGGTCCAGGAGGTGGAGCGGGCGATCGCCAGCCTGGTGGAAGCGGGGCTGTCGCCGCAGGACGCCTTCGACACCTACTCGACGATCTCGGTTCATATCCGTGGATCGGTGGTGCTGCGTCGCCTCTACGAGAAGAACCGGGCGTCGGACGCCGAGGGCCCCTCGGACTTCGAGGAGGCGCTCGTCATCGATCCGGAGGTGACCCCGCTGCTGGCACAGATCACCCAGCAGGGCCATCGCATCGGTGCGGCCGATGACGCCAACTTCGAGTACGGGCTCAACTGCATCCTCGACCACGCGGAACGGCTGATCGAGAAGAACAGCAAGCCGGCGCGGCGCAGTAGCACCTCGCCGACCCCGAGCAAAGCCGCCAGGGCCCGCTAG